The proteins below are encoded in one region of Chrysemys picta bellii isolate R12L10 chromosome 4, ASM1138683v2, whole genome shotgun sequence:
- the LOC135983214 gene encoding uncharacterized protein LOC135983214, producing MLWGAATTTPTVCYDSFTGETHREEGSGYEEEEDEDNVDSSQQQGSGETGFPNSQDMFITLDLEPVTPELTQGVLPDPEGTPGTSAANVSPSQRLVKIRRRKWRTRDDMFTELQMSSHADGAHQNAWRQSMSDYRKAQYEREERWWAESQDEQSKWRDEDDRWRQLADRRQESMLQLLEHQTDMLQRMVELQERQQEQRPPLQALCNQ from the exons atgctatggggtgcagccaccactaccccaactgtgtgctatgactccttcactggagaaacacacagggaagagggttcagggtacgaggaagaggaggatgaagataatgtagatagctcacagcagcaaggaagcggagaaaccggtttccccaacagccaggatatgtttatcaccctggacctggagccagtaacccccgaactcacccaaggcgtgctcccagaccctgagggcacaccggggacctctg ctgcaaatgtttctccttcacagaggctagtgaagattagaaggagaaaatggcggactcgggatgacatgttcacggagctccagatgtcctcccatgctgacggAGCACatcagaatgcgtggaggcagtcaatgtcagactacagaaaagcacagtatgaacgagaggagaggtggtgggctgaatcgcaggatgaacagagcaagtggcgggatgaagatgataggtggcgtcagcttgcagacagaaggcaagagtcgatgctccagctgctggagcatcaaactgatatgctccagcgtatggttgagctgcaggaaaggcagcaggagcagagaccgccgctacaggcCCTGTGTAACCaatag